From the genome of Naumannella halotolerans, one region includes:
- a CDS encoding PHP domain-containing protein translates to MSGVGTAGGGRDAGDSRRVDRRRIDLHTHSSVSDGTDSPSELMDKAVDAGLAVIALTDHDSFDGLAEAAAAAKRSGITLLPGMEMSTHLHGASVHLLAYGMDTEDPALNAELQRIRVGREDRVGPVLERLSGLGMQISREQVEAQAGDASSIGRPHIADALVEAGLVGDRTEAFDRWLHDGGPAHVERYTTELPAAIDLVHAAGGKAVIAHPWSRSSREVLPPEVLAALVAEHRLDGLEVDHHDHDLQTRRELRALTEELQIIATGSSDYHGAGKLDHELGCFTTDPAMYERLLS, encoded by the coding sequence ATGAGTGGGGTAGGTACTGCTGGGGGCGGCAGGGACGCGGGTGATTCCCGGCGGGTGGATCGTCGGCGGATCGATCTGCACACCCATTCCTCGGTCAGTGACGGGACCGACAGCCCGAGCGAACTGATGGACAAGGCCGTCGATGCCGGCCTGGCGGTGATCGCACTCACCGATCACGACTCCTTCGACGGCCTGGCGGAGGCGGCGGCTGCTGCCAAACGTAGCGGCATCACCCTGCTGCCGGGGATGGAGATGTCGACCCACCTGCACGGCGCATCGGTGCACCTGTTGGCCTACGGGATGGACACCGAGGATCCGGCGCTGAATGCCGAACTCCAGCGCATCCGAGTCGGTCGCGAGGACCGGGTGGGGCCGGTGCTCGAACGGTTGTCGGGTCTGGGGATGCAGATCAGCCGGGAGCAGGTGGAGGCACAAGCCGGTGATGCCTCCTCGATCGGTCGGCCGCACATCGCCGATGCCCTGGTCGAGGCCGGTCTGGTGGGCGACCGGACCGAGGCCTTCGACCGCTGGCTGCATGACGGCGGACCGGCCCATGTGGAGCGCTACACCACCGAACTGCCGGCCGCGATCGACCTGGTTCACGCTGCCGGGGGCAAGGCGGTGATCGCCCATCCCTGGTCGCGGTCGAGTCGTGAAGTGCTGCCGCCGGAGGTCCTGGCGGCGCTGGTGGCAGAACACCGACTGGACGGCCTGGAGGTCGACCACCACGATCATGACCTGCAGACCCGGCGGGAACTCCGGGCGCTGACCGAGGAACTGCAGATCATCGCCACCGGCTCCAGCGACTACCACGGTGCAGGCAAGCTCGATCACGAACTCGGCTGTTTCACCACCGACCCCGCGATGTACGAGCGCCTGCTGTCCTGA
- a CDS encoding NAD-glutamate dehydrogenase, with amino-acid sequence MGADPARVGEFVGHYFRHVDPADVTGREVDELLELVADHYALAMQRRIGESVIAIESATDEVTGTIAVQVITDDKPFLVDSVTMEILDQGWSIREIFHPQFLVTRSADGRLERVVSHQEAAGDEGVIGESWMHLEVRRPSTTEPLAELIARLRDGLAKVLADVDVVVSDWPAMGERVAETMAELVEQGSEGPRADQRQQAIQLLDYLADDHFTFLGCRDYTVDAEGSYSPVPQTGYGILREDAAAADRFAAKPPADGDPDLLVITKDDEVASVHRAVHQDYIGIRRFDDHGRVVGERRFLGLFAAAAYADSVTHIPLLREKVAAIIEASGFEPGSHGAMAIRAVLDSYPRDELFQTRAEDLAPVAERISRLKERRRVSMFSRADDYGRFISFLVYLPRDRYNTQTRNRMQEQLLHSLGGESIDFRAMVGESVLARLHFVVRMAPGRPIGPIDVEALEEELTAATRSWDDALVDELAVQEDGERLAGLAAVLPEGYKEDFDAIQAVSDLTALADLQAQDEDMALALFLPSSPTDEADLRLKVFRRGRSIVLSQVMPHLSNLGVEVLDEYPYTLRGAEDEKSTIYEFGLAVPGGREAAAGPAWDAGGRRRFTDAFAASYSGRSESGRLNGLITSTSLDWVEVSWLRALSRYLQQASAGFSQTYIARTLLSQPALTEDLVALFRARFDPALTGDRDAAVREVRQRILDGLDTVTSLDQDRIIRALLSVIMATIRTNAFQPDARAVALKLRPTDLDLLPEPRPAFEVFVCSPQVEGVHLRFGAIARGGLRWSDRAEDFRTEVLGLVKAQMVKNTVIVPVGAKGGFYAKQLPNPATDRGAWVEAGKEAYRIFINSLLDVTDNIVDGEVVAPPDLVRHDGDDPYLVVAADKGTATFSDVANEIAVRRGFWLGDAFASGGSVGYDHKGMGITARGAWESVRRHFRELGIDCQTEDFTAVGIGDMSGDVFGNGMLLSEHTKLVAAFDHRDIFIDPDPDPATSFAERRRMFDLPRSSWADYDRSLISEGGGVFARSAKSIDITEPMRAALGIEETVRALTPNELISAILTAPVDLLWNGGIGTYVKASTETDAVVGDRTNDQLRVNGDQLRARVVGEGGNLGLTQAGRIEYARSGGRINTDFIDNSAGVDTSDHEVNIKILLAGEVAAGRLSEPDRRALLASMTDEVAELVLAHNYDQNLALANAEIQAPSMVAVHEDWIRRLERSGRIDRALETLPSSKEMARRQAAGEGLSAPELATLLAWTKIVLAEELAASDLPDDPYLADRLIQYFPKKLRELYADRMPEHRLAREIITTIAVNRFVDSSGISVYHRLSTETEAKASDVVRAQLAARSIFDVGLHETRLRHLDNKVPAQLQGRARTGLRVLVERGTRWILNNLRTPIDIAETIDRYGRDVKAIAEELPELLTGREAAHYRNRLQGLIADGLPDELAAAVARAELVYHALGIAQVAQQSERSATEVAAAYFALGQRLQLDLLGSRIDELPRDDRWSTLARGALRDDLHQLHARLTMAALRCGDHDDPRKAVEQWVAAQGDDLVEDISTIAAICDGPAELACLSVGLRVVRSLARSE; translated from the coding sequence ATGGGAGCCGATCCCGCAAGGGTCGGGGAGTTCGTCGGTCACTACTTCCGCCATGTCGATCCGGCCGATGTCACCGGACGCGAGGTGGACGAACTGCTCGAACTGGTCGCCGACCACTACGCACTGGCGATGCAACGCCGGATCGGCGAGTCGGTGATCGCGATCGAATCGGCGACCGACGAGGTCACCGGCACCATCGCGGTGCAGGTGATCACCGACGACAAACCCTTCCTGGTCGACTCCGTCACCATGGAGATCCTCGACCAGGGATGGTCGATCAGGGAGATCTTCCACCCCCAGTTCCTGGTCACCCGCTCGGCCGACGGACGTCTCGAACGAGTGGTCAGCCACCAGGAGGCGGCAGGGGACGAGGGTGTGATCGGCGAGTCCTGGATGCACCTGGAGGTGCGCCGTCCCTCCACCACCGAGCCGCTGGCCGAGCTGATCGCGCGGTTGCGGGACGGTTTGGCGAAGGTCTTGGCCGATGTCGACGTGGTGGTCTCGGACTGGCCGGCGATGGGCGAGCGGGTCGCCGAGACCATGGCCGAGCTCGTCGAGCAGGGCAGTGAGGGGCCTCGGGCCGATCAGCGCCAACAGGCGATCCAGTTGCTGGACTACCTGGCCGACGACCACTTCACCTTCCTCGGCTGCCGCGACTACACCGTCGATGCCGAGGGCAGCTACAGCCCCGTACCGCAGACCGGGTACGGCATCCTGCGCGAGGATGCGGCCGCCGCGGATCGTTTCGCGGCCAAGCCGCCGGCCGACGGCGATCCGGACCTGCTGGTGATCACCAAGGACGACGAGGTGGCGTCGGTGCATCGTGCGGTTCACCAGGACTACATCGGTATCCGACGCTTCGACGACCACGGCCGAGTGGTGGGGGAACGCCGGTTCCTCGGCTTGTTCGCCGCCGCGGCCTATGCCGACTCGGTGACGCACATCCCGTTGCTCCGGGAGAAGGTCGCGGCGATCATCGAGGCGAGTGGTTTCGAACCCGGCAGCCACGGAGCGATGGCGATCCGTGCCGTACTGGACAGCTATCCCCGAGACGAGCTGTTCCAGACCCGGGCCGAGGACCTGGCGCCGGTGGCCGAACGGATCTCCCGGCTGAAGGAGCGCCGCCGGGTCAGCATGTTCAGCCGGGCCGACGACTACGGACGGTTCATCTCCTTCCTGGTCTACCTCCCGCGCGACCGGTACAACACCCAGACCCGGAACCGGATGCAGGAGCAACTGCTGCACAGCCTGGGAGGGGAGTCGATCGACTTCCGGGCGATGGTCGGCGAATCGGTCCTGGCCCGGCTGCACTTCGTGGTGCGGATGGCGCCGGGCCGGCCGATCGGGCCGATCGACGTCGAGGCACTGGAGGAGGAACTCACCGCGGCCACCCGCTCCTGGGACGACGCACTGGTCGACGAACTGGCCGTGCAGGAGGACGGGGAGCGGCTGGCCGGACTCGCGGCGGTCCTGCCCGAGGGCTACAAGGAGGACTTCGACGCGATCCAGGCCGTCAGCGATCTGACCGCACTGGCCGATCTGCAGGCCCAGGACGAGGACATGGCATTGGCACTGTTCCTGCCGAGTTCGCCCACCGATGAGGCGGATCTGCGGTTGAAGGTGTTCCGCCGGGGGCGCTCCATCGTCTTGTCCCAGGTGATGCCGCACCTGTCCAACCTCGGCGTCGAGGTGCTCGACGAGTACCCCTACACCCTGCGTGGCGCCGAGGACGAGAAGTCGACCATCTACGAGTTCGGGCTGGCCGTACCCGGCGGCCGGGAGGCCGCCGCCGGTCCGGCCTGGGATGCCGGGGGAAGGCGTCGGTTCACCGATGCCTTCGCCGCCAGCTACAGCGGACGCTCGGAGTCGGGACGGCTGAACGGGTTGATCACCTCGACCTCGCTCGACTGGGTGGAGGTCAGCTGGTTGCGGGCTCTGTCGCGTTACCTGCAGCAGGCCAGTGCCGGGTTCAGCCAGACCTACATCGCACGGACCCTGCTCTCCCAGCCGGCATTGACCGAGGACCTGGTGGCCCTGTTCCGGGCGCGTTTCGATCCGGCGCTGACCGGGGACCGGGACGCGGCGGTGCGCGAGGTCCGGCAGCGGATCCTGGACGGCCTGGACACCGTCACCAGCCTCGACCAGGACCGGATCATCCGGGCCCTGTTGTCGGTGATCATGGCAACGATCCGGACCAATGCCTTCCAGCCCGATGCCCGGGCGGTAGCGCTGAAACTCCGGCCGACCGATCTGGACCTGCTGCCCGAACCGCGGCCGGCCTTCGAGGTCTTCGTCTGTTCCCCGCAGGTCGAGGGTGTGCACCTGCGCTTCGGTGCGATCGCCCGCGGCGGTCTGCGCTGGTCGGATCGGGCCGAGGACTTCCGGACCGAGGTGCTCGGTCTGGTGAAGGCGCAGATGGTGAAGAACACCGTGATCGTGCCGGTCGGTGCCAAGGGCGGCTTCTACGCCAAGCAGTTGCCGAACCCGGCGACCGATCGCGGTGCCTGGGTGGAGGCCGGCAAGGAGGCCTACCGGATCTTCATCAACAGCCTGCTGGACGTGACCGACAACATCGTCGACGGTGAAGTCGTGGCGCCGCCGGACCTGGTGCGTCACGACGGCGACGATCCGTACCTGGTCGTCGCCGCGGACAAGGGGACCGCCACCTTCTCCGATGTCGCCAACGAGATCGCGGTACGCCGTGGGTTCTGGCTCGGCGATGCCTTCGCCTCCGGCGGGTCGGTCGGCTACGACCACAAGGGCATGGGTATCACCGCCCGCGGAGCCTGGGAGTCGGTCCGGCGGCACTTTCGCGAGCTGGGCATCGATTGTCAGACCGAGGACTTCACCGCGGTCGGTATCGGTGACATGTCCGGTGACGTCTTCGGCAACGGGATGTTGCTCAGCGAACACACGAAGCTGGTCGCGGCCTTCGACCACCGCGACATCTTCATCGATCCCGATCCCGACCCGGCGACGAGTTTCGCCGAACGGCGCCGGATGTTCGACCTTCCCCGTTCGAGTTGGGCCGACTACGACCGGAGCCTGATCAGCGAAGGCGGCGGGGTCTTCGCTCGCAGCGCCAAGTCGATCGACATCACCGAGCCGATGCGTGCGGCGCTCGGGATCGAGGAGACGGTGCGGGCCCTGACGCCGAATGAGTTGATCAGTGCGATCCTGACCGCACCGGTCGACCTGCTGTGGAACGGCGGTATCGGGACCTATGTCAAGGCCAGTACCGAGACCGATGCCGTGGTCGGGGACCGGACCAATGATCAACTTCGGGTCAACGGTGATCAACTCCGGGCACGGGTCGTCGGCGAGGGAGGCAATCTCGGGCTGACCCAGGCAGGGCGGATCGAGTACGCCAGGTCCGGCGGGCGGATCAACACCGACTTCATCGACAACTCCGCCGGTGTCGACACCTCCGACCATGAGGTCAACATCAAGATCCTGCTCGCCGGTGAGGTCGCTGCCGGTCGGTTGAGCGAACCCGACCGCCGCGCACTGCTGGCCTCGATGACCGATGAGGTCGCCGAACTGGTGCTGGCACACAACTACGACCAGAACCTGGCCTTGGCCAATGCCGAGATCCAGGCCCCCAGCATGGTCGCGGTGCACGAGGACTGGATCCGCCGACTGGAGCGCTCGGGACGGATCGATCGGGCACTGGAAACCCTTCCCAGCAGCAAGGAGATGGCACGGCGGCAAGCCGCCGGGGAGGGACTGTCCGCACCGGAGCTGGCCACCTTGCTGGCCTGGACCAAGATCGTCCTGGCCGAGGAACTGGCCGCCTCCGATCTTCCCGACGATCCGTACCTGGCGGACCGGCTGATCCAGTACTTCCCGAAGAAGCTGCGCGAACTCTATGCCGATCGGATGCCCGAGCATCGATTGGCCCGCGAGATCATCACCACGATCGCGGTCAACAGGTTCGTCGATTCCTCCGGGATCTCGGTCTACCACCGGTTGTCCACCGAGACCGAGGCGAAGGCCTCCGATGTTGTCCGGGCACAGCTGGCCGCGCGGTCGATCTTCGACGTCGGTCTGCACGAGACCCGTCTGCGGCACCTGGACAACAAGGTTCCGGCGCAGTTGCAGGGACGGGCCCGGACCGGGCTGCGGGTGCTGGTCGAACGCGGCACCCGGTGGATCCTGAACAACCTGCGGACTCCGATCGACATCGCCGAGACCATCGATCGCTACGGCCGTGACGTGAAGGCGATCGCCGAGGAACTGCCCGAGCTGCTCACCGGCCGCGAGGCAGCGCACTACCGCAACCGGCTGCAGGGGTTGATCGCCGACGGCCTTCCCGACGAACTCGCCGCGGCAGTGGCCCGGGCCGAGCTGGTCTACCACGCACTCGGTATCGCCCAGGTCGCCCAGCAGTCGGAACGCTCGGCGACCGAGGTGGCCGCGGCCTACTTCGCGCTGGGACAGCGGTTGCAGCTGGATCTGCTCGGATCCCGGATCGACGAGCTGCCTCGCGACGATCGTTGGTCGACCCTGGCCCGCGGCGCGCTGCGCGACGATCTGCATCAGTTGCACGCCCGGCTGACGATGGCCGCGCTGCGTTGTGGTGACCACGACGATCCGCGTAAGGCCGTCGAGCAGTGGGTCGCTGCGCAGGGAGACGACCTGGTCGAGGACATCTCCACGATCGCGGCGATCTGCGACGGGCCGGCCGAGCTGGCCTGCCTGTCGGTCGGGTTGCGGGTGGTGCGGTCACTGGCCCGCAGCGAGTAG
- a CDS encoding DUF2505 domain-containing protein, whose amino-acid sequence MQITSSATFSASADAVFAMLTDEAYLTEVCRASDATDYSVSSDGTTTRTSRTLAAPKEAARFTGPTLVVTEQIVWGSAAADGSRNGQLTLGVQGQPVTMNGTTTIHPSGQTTTVDVDGELKVNIPLLGGKLEKAAAPAILEGIKLQQEVGNRWLAR is encoded by the coding sequence ATGCAGATCACATCTTCGGCCACCTTCTCCGCCTCCGCCGACGCGGTCTTCGCGATGCTCACCGACGAGGCGTACCTGACCGAGGTCTGCCGCGCCTCCGACGCCACCGACTACTCGGTGAGTTCCGACGGCACGACCACCCGGACCAGCCGTACCCTGGCGGCGCCGAAGGAGGCCGCGCGATTCACCGGCCCGACCCTGGTGGTCACCGAGCAGATCGTCTGGGGCTCTGCCGCGGCCGACGGCAGTCGCAACGGCCAGCTCACCCTCGGAGTCCAGGGTCAGCCGGTGACGATGAACGGCACGACCACGATCCACCCCTCCGGTCAGACCACGACCGTCGATGTCGACGGTGAGCTGAAGGTGAACATCCCGCTGCTCGGCGGAAAGCTGGAGAAGGCTGCGGCGCCGGCGATCCTGGAGGGGATCAAGCTGCAGCAGGAGGTCGGCAACCGCTGGTTGGCCCGCTGA
- a CDS encoding NAD(P)/FAD-dependent oxidoreductase yields MERIVIVGAGLTAAYAAETLREEGWDGELTVVGAEKLLPYPRPQLSKEVLQDTKEFHLQYEADFYADQNIEVITGAKATELDLHNRRVTLNEGRQLDYDGLLLATGASPRPLSVPGADRAYVLRTRADEQQLHAAFAPEKRLVIIGAGWIGLEVAASARQAGLEVTVLDRGPAPMQALLGDELSAYLQRLHESHGVDIRNGIEVQEITPDSVLADGEEFPADIVLAAIGVEPETALAESAGLGVSDGIIADVSLRSTDPQVWAAGDVAKATHALYGPLRVEHWDNAIRQGKAAARAMLGQEVRYDWQPYFFTDQFEFSMEYVGHSRPHDEVVVRGNLSDNEFIAYWLGGDEGRTVTAAMNVGIWDVNDQLRELIGTTVDPATLTDLR; encoded by the coding sequence ATGGAGCGCATAGTCATCGTCGGAGCTGGCCTGACCGCGGCATACGCCGCTGAGACCCTGCGGGAGGAGGGCTGGGACGGCGAACTGACCGTGGTCGGTGCCGAGAAGCTGTTGCCCTACCCGCGACCACAGCTGTCGAAGGAGGTGCTGCAGGACACCAAGGAGTTCCACCTGCAGTACGAGGCCGACTTCTACGCCGACCAGAACATCGAGGTGATCACCGGTGCCAAGGCCACCGAGCTGGACCTGCACAACCGCAGGGTGACCCTCAACGAGGGGCGGCAGCTGGACTACGACGGCCTGCTGCTGGCCACCGGCGCGAGCCCCCGTCCGCTGTCGGTGCCCGGGGCTGATCGCGCGTACGTGCTGCGGACCCGCGCCGACGAGCAGCAGCTGCACGCCGCCTTCGCACCGGAGAAGCGATTGGTGATCATCGGTGCCGGTTGGATCGGCCTGGAGGTTGCCGCCTCGGCCCGTCAGGCCGGACTCGAGGTGACCGTCCTGGATCGCGGACCGGCACCGATGCAGGCTCTGCTCGGCGACGAGCTTTCGGCGTACCTGCAGCGCCTGCACGAATCGCACGGCGTGGACATCCGCAACGGCATCGAGGTGCAGGAGATCACCCCGGATTCCGTGCTCGCCGACGGTGAGGAGTTTCCGGCCGACATCGTGTTGGCCGCCATCGGTGTCGAGCCGGAGACCGCGCTCGCGGAATCAGCCGGTCTCGGGGTCAGTGACGGCATCATTGCCGATGTCTCCCTGCGCTCCACCGATCCACAGGTATGGGCCGCAGGCGATGTGGCCAAGGCCACCCATGCGCTCTACGGCCCGCTGCGGGTGGAGCACTGGGACAACGCCATCCGGCAGGGCAAGGCGGCAGCCCGGGCGATGCTCGGTCAGGAGGTGCGCTACGACTGGCAGCCGTACTTCTTCACCGACCAGTTCGAGTTCTCGATGGAGTACGTCGGGCACTCCCGGCCGCATGACGAGGTGGTGGTCCGCGGCAACCTGTCGGACAACGAGTTCATCGCCTACTGGCTGGGCGGCGACGAGGGGCGGACCGTCACCGCCGCCATGAACGTCGGCATCTGGGACGTCAACGACCAGCTCCGGGAGCTGATCGGCACGACGGTCGACCCGGCCACCCTGACCGATCTGCGCTGA